Proteins from one Halovivax limisalsi genomic window:
- a CDS encoding ATP-binding protein, whose amino-acid sequence MPAPITALYVASPEAPEIGDDRRESVVVERVESIAACRDRLDDVDCVVVGTDLIDGSTVDCCERVADLAPETPIVVYPEAGSEALAGRTVAAGADAYVPTDAGDGVLEARLRNVLADVSDRTAMERTLRAHQRKVATLHDVVSRFETCQTPRAVYEEIVDAAEGVLQFDVCVVSEYDDSMLELAVLSSGTDPDQFERRRSIDDGIGGKTYRTGRTIRVDDVAESAEASPQDPRYRSALSVPIDEYGVFQAISNETGAFDERDVELAELLISHATDALDRIAFEAQLVAERDRFAVLFENVPDAVVMGPHVGSEFIVEEVNSAFEETFGYDMELLEGEPIDDYITPPDRRDEASDINERGEAGEVIETEVKRRTADGLRDFMLRVVPFETEGEGEYAFGLYTDITDQKQRQKRVEVLNRVLRHDLRNGMNIIEGSAERLAALSDKPEAESYARAIRERTAELIDLAAKTRVVERTLDRTDVTGPVDAVEAVETAIDRVRTTYDDPAIRRSLPEGAAVQSDDLLTEAIYNVIENAIEHADGADPTIDISVSTGDSSAGTVTITIADDGPGIPDEERRLLEEEREITQLRHASGLGLWLVDWVVTQAGGELRFEENEPRGTIVELHLPAADGRARSDR is encoded by the coding sequence ATGCCAGCACCAATCACCGCGTTGTACGTCGCATCGCCGGAAGCCCCCGAGATCGGGGACGATCGACGCGAGTCGGTCGTCGTCGAACGGGTCGAATCGATCGCGGCCTGTCGCGACCGCCTCGACGACGTCGATTGCGTCGTCGTCGGCACCGACCTGATCGACGGCTCGACGGTCGACTGCTGTGAGCGCGTCGCCGACCTGGCGCCGGAGACGCCGATCGTCGTGTACCCGGAGGCGGGCAGCGAGGCGCTCGCGGGGCGGACGGTGGCCGCGGGGGCCGACGCCTACGTCCCGACGGACGCGGGCGACGGCGTACTGGAAGCGCGCCTGCGGAACGTCCTCGCCGACGTCAGTGATCGCACGGCGATGGAACGCACGCTGCGAGCCCACCAGCGCAAGGTCGCCACCCTCCACGACGTCGTCTCCCGGTTCGAAACCTGCCAGACGCCCAGAGCGGTCTACGAGGAAATCGTCGACGCGGCGGAAGGCGTTCTGCAATTCGACGTCTGTGTGGTGAGCGAGTACGACGATTCCATGCTGGAACTCGCAGTGCTCTCCTCGGGAACCGACCCGGACCAGTTCGAACGGCGCCGCTCGATCGACGACGGCATCGGCGGGAAGACCTACCGAACGGGGCGGACGATCCGAGTCGACGACGTCGCCGAGTCGGCCGAGGCGAGCCCGCAGGACCCGCGCTATCGCTCCGCGCTGAGCGTCCCGATCGACGAGTACGGGGTTTTTCAGGCAATCTCGAACGAGACGGGCGCCTTCGACGAACGGGACGTCGAACTCGCGGAGCTACTCATCAGTCACGCGACGGACGCGCTGGATCGGATCGCGTTCGAGGCGCAACTCGTCGCCGAGCGCGACCGCTTCGCTGTCCTCTTCGAGAACGTCCCCGACGCGGTCGTCATGGGTCCCCACGTCGGGAGCGAGTTCATCGTCGAGGAAGTCAACTCGGCGTTCGAGGAGACCTTCGGCTACGATATGGAGCTGCTGGAGGGCGAGCCGATCGACGACTACATCACGCCGCCAGATCGGCGGGACGAGGCCAGTGACATCAACGAACGCGGCGAGGCCGGCGAGGTGATCGAGACCGAAGTGAAGCGTCGAACCGCGGACGGCCTGCGCGACTTCATGCTCCGGGTCGTCCCATTCGAGACCGAGGGGGAGGGCGAGTACGCCTTCGGGCTCTACACCGACATCACCGACCAGAAACAACGACAGAAACGCGTCGAGGTGCTCAACCGCGTCCTCAGGCACGACCTGCGAAACGGGATGAACATCATCGAGGGAAGCGCCGAGCGACTCGCCGCCCTCTCCGACAAGCCCGAGGCCGAATCCTACGCCCGGGCGATCCGCGAACGGACCGCGGAGCTCATCGATCTCGCCGCGAAGACGCGCGTCGTCGAACGAACGCTCGATCGAACCGACGTCACCGGTCCGGTGGACGCGGTCGAGGCCGTCGAGACGGCGATCGATCGCGTCCGGACGACCTACGACGACCCCGCCATCCGCCGCTCGCTGCCCGAGGGCGCCGCGGTCCAGTCGGACGACCTCCTCACGGAGGCGATCTACAACGTGATCGAGAACGCGATCGAGCACGCCGACGGGGCCGATCCCACGATCGACATCTCGGTGTCGACCGGCGACTCGTCCGCGGGGACGGTCACGATCACCATCGCCGACGACGGCCCCGGCATCCCCGACGAGGAGCGCCGACTCCTCGAAGAAGAGCGCGAGATCACCCAGCTCAGACACGCGAGTGGGCTCGGCCTCTGGCTGGTCGACTGGGTCGTCACGCAGGCCGGCGGCGAACTCCGCTTCGAGGAGAACGAGCCGCGCGGGACGATCGTCGAGCTGCACCTCCCAGCGGCCGACGGACGCGCCAGGAGCGACCGATAA
- a CDS encoding inorganic diphosphatase, with translation MTNLWEDLETGPNPPETIYAVIECLKGERNKYEYDKDVPGVVLDRVLHSNVHYPSDYGFIPQSYYDDEDPFDVLVLVEDATFPGCVIEARPVALMKMDDDGEQDDKVIAVPDEDPRYDHVENLDDIPQQQLDEIDEFFATYKNLEAGKEVETLGWEDRQAAYDAIEHAQDLYQEHFG, from the coding sequence ATGACGAACCTCTGGGAAGACCTCGAAACCGGACCGAACCCACCCGAGACCATCTACGCCGTTATCGAGTGTCTCAAGGGCGAACGCAACAAGTACGAGTACGACAAGGACGTCCCCGGCGTCGTGCTCGACCGCGTCCTGCACTCGAACGTTCACTACCCCTCCGACTACGGCTTCATCCCGCAGAGCTACTACGACGACGAGGATCCGTTCGACGTCCTCGTTCTCGTCGAAGACGCGACGTTCCCCGGCTGCGTCATCGAGGCCCGCCCCGTCGCGCTGATGAAGATGGACGACGACGGCGAACAGGACGACAAGGTCATCGCCGTCCCCGACGAGGATCCGCGGTACGATCACGTCGAGAACCTCGACGACATTCCCCAGCAGCAACTCGACGAGATCGACGAGTTCTTCGCGACCTACAAGAACCTGGAAGCCGGCAAGGAAGTCGAAACGCTGGGCTGGGAGGATCGCCAGGCCGCCTACGACGCGATCGAACACGCCCAGGATCTCTACCAGGAACACTTCGGCTGA
- a CDS encoding PadR family transcriptional regulator, translating into MSEAQSITDDARTARDLTAFQNNILTILSTEPMYGLAIKRELEDYYDTEVNHGRLYPNLDELVDLGLIEKSELDKRTNQYELTDEGLEAVLDQLEWTLSKVVTDADRADQVRSLIDDSY; encoded by the coding sequence ATGTCAGAGGCACAATCAATCACCGACGATGCACGCACCGCCAGAGATCTGACCGCGTTCCAGAACAACATCCTGACCATCCTCTCGACGGAACCGATGTACGGGCTCGCGATCAAGCGCGAACTCGAGGACTACTACGACACGGAGGTCAACCACGGCCGCCTCTACCCGAACCTCGACGAGCTCGTCGACCTCGGCCTGATCGAGAAGAGCGAACTCGACAAGCGAACCAACCAGTACGAGCTCACCGACGAGGGGCTCGAGGCAGTCCTCGACCAGCTCGAGTGGACGCTCTCGAAGGTCGTCACCGACGCGGACCGCGCCGACCAGGTTCGATCCCTGATCGACGACAGCTACTGA
- a CDS encoding DUF7108 domain-containing protein: MTAPAGDDADRPEGDRPDADGSSPERQTAESSSDRATDASSLDRFADEALPADDLRAVERLTRLARRAVDENEREAYETRRASILAEHGYTARIRAEDDTLVCYPTDWLEDGVVRIDRIDETDRAVELSLAGPGDPDDWDALDAANRARVDRVREAYGEPHAENAAIFADFVGNHYAKPIPAATGAEIEEFLAEYYVRNAWPTAAARAAVVQSIEHLFSVCDEPVPDYDVPDRIPSE, from the coding sequence ATGACTGCCCCCGCAGGAGACGACGCCGATCGACCCGAGGGCGATCGTCCCGACGCCGACGGATCGTCCCCCGAACGACAGACGGCGGAATCCTCGTCGGACCGAGCGACCGACGCGTCCTCGCTCGACCGATTCGCGGACGAAGCGCTCCCGGCCGACGACCTCCGAGCCGTCGAACGGCTGACGCGACTCGCCCGCCGCGCGGTCGACGAGAACGAGCGCGAGGCCTACGAGACGCGTCGCGCCTCGATCCTCGCCGAACACGGCTACACCGCGCGCATCAGGGCCGAGGACGACACGCTCGTCTGTTATCCGACCGACTGGCTCGAGGACGGCGTCGTCCGGATCGACCGGATCGACGAGACCGATCGGGCGGTCGAACTCTCGCTCGCCGGTCCCGGCGATCCGGACGATTGGGACGCGCTCGACGCGGCTAACCGGGCCCGCGTCGACCGCGTTCGCGAGGCGTACGGCGAGCCCCACGCCGAAAACGCCGCGATATTCGCGGACTTCGTCGGCAATCACTACGCGAAACCGATTCCTGCGGCCACGGGCGCGGAGATCGAGGAGTTTCTCGCCGAGTACTACGTTCGAAACGCCTGGCCGACGGCCGCGGCCCGTGCCGCCGTCGTCCAGTCGATCGAACACCTCTTTTCGGTCTGTGACGAGCCGGTTCCCGACTACGACGTGCCGGATCGGATCCCATCCGAGTGA
- the rnhA gene encoding ribonuclease HI — MPVIECDVDAARERLAEAGVSVESGNTDHERWRASHGDATAIAYDGKVVVQGARPTDITAVLRDGGGRAHLYWDGAARGNPGPAAIGWVLVSGDGIVAEGSERIGRATNNQAEYEALVDALAAAREFGFDELHCRGDSELVVKQVRGEYDTNDPELREKRVTVREHLSAFDEWTIEHVPREVNDRADELANEALDGD, encoded by the coding sequence ATGCCGGTTATCGAGTGCGACGTCGACGCGGCCCGTGAGCGACTGGCCGAGGCGGGCGTGTCCGTCGAGTCCGGAAACACCGACCACGAACGCTGGCGGGCGAGCCACGGCGACGCCACCGCGATCGCCTACGACGGGAAGGTGGTCGTCCAGGGGGCCCGTCCGACGGACATCACGGCCGTCCTCCGCGACGGCGGCGGCCGGGCGCACCTCTACTGGGACGGTGCCGCGCGCGGCAATCCGGGCCCCGCCGCGATCGGCTGGGTCCTCGTCAGCGGCGACGGAATCGTCGCGGAGGGCAGCGAGCGCATCGGCCGCGCGACGAACAACCAGGCCGAGTACGAGGCGCTCGTCGACGCCCTCGCGGCCGCCCGCGAGTTCGGGTTCGACGAACTCCACTGTCGGGGCGACTCGGAACTCGTCGTCAAGCAGGTCCGCGGCGAGTACGACACCAACGATCCCGAACTCCGCGAGAAGCGAGTGACCGTCCGCGAACACCTCTCGGCGTTCGACGAGTGGACCATCGAACACGTCCCGCGCGAGGTCAACGACCGGGCGGACGAACTCGCCAACGAGGCGCTCGACGGGGACTGA
- a CDS encoding transcription initiation factor IIB, whose product MTRSTRQRERTRETEEEAESEGVRACPECESDNLVKDSDRGELICEDCGLVVEEEKIDPGPEWRAFNHQERQEKSRVGAPTTQTMHDKGLTTTIDWKDKDAYGRSISSKKRSQMHRLRKWQERIRTKDAGERNLQFALSEIDRMASALGVPRSVREVASVIYRRALKEDLIRGRSIEGVSTSALYAACRKEGIPRSLEEISEVSRVERKEIGRTYRYISQELGLEMRPVDPKKYVPRFCSELELSEEVQTKANEIIEKTAEEGLLSGKSPTGYAAAAIYAASLLCNEKKTQREVADVAQVTEVTIRNRYQEQIEAMGIHG is encoded by the coding sequence ATGACACGGTCCACCCGCCAGCGGGAGCGCACGCGCGAGACAGAGGAGGAAGCGGAGTCCGAGGGAGTCCGCGCCTGTCCGGAGTGCGAGTCCGACAACCTGGTGAAAGATTCTGATCGAGGGGAACTCATCTGTGAAGACTGCGGACTCGTCGTCGAGGAGGAAAAGATCGACCCCGGCCCGGAGTGGCGCGCGTTCAATCACCAAGAACGCCAGGAGAAGTCCCGCGTCGGCGCGCCGACGACCCAGACGATGCACGACAAGGGGCTGACGACCACCATCGACTGGAAGGACAAGGACGCCTACGGGCGTTCGATATCCTCGAAGAAACGCAGCCAGATGCACCGGCTGCGCAAGTGGCAGGAGCGCATTCGGACCAAGGACGCCGGCGAACGCAACCTGCAGTTCGCCCTCTCCGAGATCGACCGAATGGCCTCGGCGCTCGGCGTTCCGCGCTCGGTGCGCGAGGTCGCGTCGGTCATCTACCGTCGCGCGCTCAAGGAAGACCTCATCCGCGGGCGATCCATCGAGGGCGTCTCGACGTCCGCGCTCTACGCCGCCTGTCGGAAGGAAGGAATCCCGCGCAGTCTCGAGGAGATTTCCGAGGTCTCCCGGGTCGAGCGCAAGGAGATCGGGCGCACCTATCGATACATCTCGCAGGAACTCGGCCTCGAGATGCGCCCCGTCGACCCCAAGAAGTACGTCCCCCGCTTTTGCTCCGAACTCGAACTCTCCGAAGAGGTCCAGACCAAGGCCAACGAGATCATCGAGAAGACAGCCGAGGAGGGGCTGCTCTCGGGCAAGTCCCCCACGGGCTACGCCGCCGCGGCCATCTACGCCGCCTCGCTGCTCTGTAACGAGAAGAAGACCCAGCGCGAAGTCGCCGACGTCGCCCAGGTGACCGAGGTGACGATCCGGAACCGGTACCAGGAACAGATCGAAGCGATGGGCATCCACGGCTAG
- the nreA gene encoding DNA repair protein NreA, with the protein MRLDDYIEDLEPDEEAERRRLAKEKSYAITDHLETVERRFDDALSGDSLVGSSAPSIFVGRSTYPDVPVGLLSPVGDEGNAADYVTDGEWYRKEYGIDDVLQRRTGLLNSSKRANVDAPSVASRLSPSVHDVWEGFVGVQREVAIADRPVDLEIGLDGKPDLNLDVGADVATPRGPRATARDAELRENPHVPRQVEKTLEDDDWQAQGAMTYLYRRGFDVYEINSILSAGALGQAENRRLVPTRWSITAVDDAVGEYLRGRIRNERSVDEVQVWLNEYVGNRYWVILAPGTWEFELVEMKAPGSVWNPSPGGNIWMGSASEGYEGRSSYVKETAGAYYASRLGVLEHLESIGRQAKCLVLREVSDEYYAPVGVWQVRESVRNAFEGEYGTAETFHEAIATVSERLPVSLERLRRKSELAAGLQSNLAAFATRTD; encoded by the coding sequence ATGCGCCTCGACGACTACATCGAGGACTTAGAGCCCGACGAGGAAGCCGAGCGGCGGCGCCTCGCCAAGGAGAAGTCCTACGCGATCACGGACCACCTCGAGACGGTCGAGCGCCGGTTCGACGACGCCCTCAGCGGCGACTCGCTCGTCGGGTCGAGCGCGCCCTCGATCTTCGTCGGGCGATCGACGTACCCCGACGTACCCGTCGGCCTGCTCTCGCCGGTCGGCGACGAGGGAAACGCCGCCGACTACGTCACCGACGGCGAGTGGTACCGAAAGGAGTACGGCATCGACGACGTCCTCCAGCGACGGACGGGGCTGCTCAACTCGAGCAAGCGGGCGAACGTCGACGCCCCGAGCGTCGCCTCGCGGCTGTCACCGTCGGTCCACGACGTCTGGGAGGGGTTCGTTGGCGTCCAGCGCGAGGTCGCCATCGCCGACCGGCCGGTCGACCTCGAGATCGGCCTGGACGGCAAACCCGACCTGAATCTCGACGTCGGCGCCGACGTGGCCACGCCGCGCGGGCCGCGCGCCACCGCGCGCGACGCCGAGCTCCGCGAGAATCCCCACGTCCCCCGACAGGTCGAGAAGACCCTCGAGGACGACGACTGGCAGGCCCAGGGCGCGATGACCTACCTCTACCGTCGCGGCTTCGACGTCTACGAGATCAACTCCATCCTCTCGGCGGGTGCGCTGGGGCAGGCCGAGAACCGGCGGCTCGTGCCGACGCGGTGGTCGATCACCGCCGTCGACGACGCGGTGGGCGAGTACCTCCGCGGGCGGATCAGGAACGAGCGGAGCGTCGACGAGGTTCAGGTCTGGCTGAACGAGTACGTCGGCAACCGCTACTGGGTGATCCTCGCGCCGGGCACCTGGGAGTTCGAACTCGTCGAGATGAAAGCGCCCGGCAGCGTCTGGAACCCCTCGCCGGGCGGGAACATCTGGATGGGCAGCGCGAGCGAGGGCTACGAAGGCCGGTCGAGCTACGTCAAGGAGACCGCCGGCGCGTACTACGCCTCGAGACTCGGCGTCCTCGAACACCTCGAGTCGATCGGGCGCCAGGCGAAGTGTCTGGTGCTGCGCGAGGTCTCGGACGAGTACTACGCGCCGGTCGGCGTCTGGCAGGTGCGCGAGAGCGTCCGCAACGCCTTCGAGGGCGAGTACGGCACCGCCGAGACGTTCCACGAGGCGATCGCGACGGTGAGCGAGCGCCTGCCGGTCTCGCTCGAGCGCCTCCGGCGCAAGTCGGAACTCGCCGCCGGACTGCAGTCGAACCTGGCCGCGTTCGCGACCCGGACCGACTGA
- a CDS encoding AI-2E family transporter, whose amino-acid sequence MDVRTKFFAGLVVALAVIGYLMVAPFLQYVLGAALLAFVLHPFHRRLAPRVGGRVSAALLTVAAFAVAVVPLVVFSFLLVSWAAEFVDRLGTGDLEVMIESSRTFLVDEVGIPAVYVDDLESTILTTIEDVGLSTSEFVLSELVNVINTTLHTTVGLMTLAFLLYYFLLDGRTLIAWMRQVVPLHDDVQRELEDEISTVAWAVINSHLLIAVVQGTLGGIGLYLVGVSNVTFWTVVMIVMGVIPVMGVWVVWTPAVGYLWFTGETGSALVLLAYGVAVLSVVDNYLRAIVVDRGSGLHPGVVLVGVLGGIYLLGFLGIFLGPVILAVLKASMVVFSENWRVTDDPEPEAPSTPESIAQD is encoded by the coding sequence ATGGACGTTCGGACGAAGTTCTTCGCGGGACTGGTGGTGGCGCTCGCGGTGATCGGCTACCTCATGGTCGCGCCGTTCCTCCAGTACGTCCTCGGAGCGGCGCTGCTCGCGTTCGTGCTTCACCCGTTCCACCGACGGCTCGCTCCGCGGGTCGGCGGCCGGGTCTCAGCGGCGCTGCTCACCGTGGCGGCGTTCGCCGTCGCCGTCGTGCCGCTGGTCGTGTTCTCGTTCCTGCTCGTCTCGTGGGCCGCCGAGTTCGTCGACCGGCTCGGAACCGGCGACCTCGAGGTGATGATCGAGTCGAGTCGGACGTTCCTGGTCGATGAGGTCGGTATCCCCGCGGTGTACGTCGACGACCTCGAGTCGACGATCCTGACGACGATCGAGGACGTCGGGCTCTCGACGTCCGAGTTCGTCCTCTCCGAACTCGTCAACGTGATCAACACGACGCTGCACACCACGGTCGGGCTCATGACGCTGGCGTTCTTGCTCTACTATTTCCTCCTCGACGGCCGGACGCTGATCGCCTGGATGCGACAGGTCGTCCCGTTGCACGACGACGTCCAGCGGGAACTGGAAGACGAGATCTCGACCGTGGCCTGGGCGGTGATCAACAGCCACCTGCTCATCGCGGTCGTGCAGGGGACCCTCGGCGGCATCGGCCTCTACCTGGTCGGCGTCTCGAACGTGACGTTCTGGACGGTCGTGATGATCGTCATGGGCGTCATCCCCGTCATGGGCGTCTGGGTGGTCTGGACGCCGGCCGTCGGCTACCTCTGGTTCACCGGGGAGACCGGCTCGGCGCTCGTCCTCCTCGCCTACGGGGTGGCCGTTCTCTCGGTGGTGGACAACTACCTCCGGGCCATCGTCGTCGATCGCGGCTCCGGGTTGCACCCCGGCGTCGTCCTCGTCGGCGTCCTCGGCGGCATCTACCTGCTCGGCTTCCTCGGCATCTTCCTCGGGCCGGTCATCCTGGCGGTGCTCAAGGCCAGTATGGTCGTCTTTAGCGAGAACTGGCGGGTGACGGACGACCCCGAACCGGAGGCTCCGTCGACCCCCGAATCGATCGCGCAGGACTGA
- a CDS encoding DUF302 domain-containing protein: MDLPFDPETIDPDEYGEKQATLAMDHEAAIEHVRSVCTDVGFGIPVEFSPSDLLNEKVDADRDPYYVLGACNPAVADEALDQTLRIGGLFPCNVVVWEVEPGRQRVYHLSIMKIAHRLGIAPDDEAWRDIVDRTGALVDELFERLDTVDAGE, from the coding sequence ATGGACCTGCCGTTCGACCCGGAGACGATCGACCCGGACGAGTACGGTGAGAAACAGGCGACGCTCGCGATGGATCACGAGGCGGCGATCGAACACGTCCGCTCGGTCTGTACGGACGTCGGATTCGGGATTCCGGTCGAGTTCTCGCCGTCGGACCTGCTCAACGAGAAGGTCGACGCGGACCGCGATCCGTACTACGTGCTGGGCGCCTGTAACCCCGCCGTTGCGGACGAGGCGCTGGATCAGACGTTGCGGATCGGCGGGCTCTTTCCCTGTAACGTGGTCGTCTGGGAAGTCGAGCCCGGCCGCCAGCGCGTCTATCACCTCTCGATCATGAAGATCGCCCACCGCCTCGGTATCGCGCCGGACGACGAGGCCTGGCGCGACATCGTCGATCGAACCGGCGCCCTCGTCGACGAACTGTTCGAGCGACTCGACACCGTTGACGCCGGGGAGTAA
- a CDS encoding CPBP family glutamic-type intramembrane protease, translating to MGVDGASTERRSIRGRLSRLSWVQQSLLAGGLITVCWMAIVPADIDRRLVVDVTLLIGGPLALGLTHGKRVGWRVTRPAVRNAVLLGLFVLPFYVVGSTLPTIREFYPIWSTGTAPGEFIPHALKLFTLALAAETYYRGLLCVGVSEIGIGAIFISPVLYMFHHWGKPPIEFVLSGPTDALFGGVDYASNSVLPSVIAHGAGLVLLDWLVLHDPLFDPRPALSVLEWLPVPL from the coding sequence GTGGGCGTCGACGGCGCCAGCACGGAACGCCGCTCGATCCGCGGCCGGCTGTCGAGGTTGAGCTGGGTCCAGCAGTCGCTCCTCGCCGGCGGCCTCATCACGGTGTGCTGGATGGCGATCGTCCCCGCCGATATCGATCGCCGGCTCGTCGTCGACGTCACCTTACTGATCGGCGGCCCGCTCGCGCTGGGGCTCACTCACGGCAAGCGCGTCGGCTGGCGCGTGACTCGCCCCGCGGTTCGCAACGCCGTCCTGCTCGGCTTGTTCGTCCTGCCGTTCTACGTGGTCGGCTCGACGCTGCCGACCATCCGCGAGTTCTATCCCATCTGGTCGACGGGCACCGCGCCCGGGGAATTCATCCCGCACGCGTTGAAGCTGTTCACGCTCGCGCTCGCCGCGGAGACCTACTATCGCGGCCTCCTCTGCGTCGGCGTCTCGGAGATCGGCATCGGGGCGATCTTCATCAGCCCCGTGCTGTACATGTTCCACCACTGGGGGAAGCCGCCGATCGAGTTCGTCCTCTCCGGCCCGACCGACGCGCTCTTCGGCGGGGTCGACTACGCGTCGAACTCCGTCCTCCCATCCGTGATCGCCCACGGCGCGGGCCTCGTCCTGCTCGACTGGCTGGTACTCCACGACCCGCTGTTCGACCCCCGACCCGCGCTCTCGGTGTTGGAGTGGCTGCCGGTTCCGCTCTAA
- a CDS encoding DUF5789 family protein — MSDDEDEDAGVELGEPVPVEGAPLARVASRLHWPIQASRVDEREGETVVRTPDGPVALEDLLATVDETYFESRQAFEREIRDAMGDGPVRTAE, encoded by the coding sequence ATGAGCGACGACGAGGACGAGGACGCCGGGGTTGAACTGGGCGAGCCCGTTCCGGTCGAGGGCGCGCCCTTGGCCCGCGTTGCGAGTCGACTCCACTGGCCGATCCAGGCGAGCCGGGTCGACGAGCGCGAGGGCGAGACCGTCGTCAGGACGCCGGATGGTCCGGTGGCCCTGGAGGACCTCCTCGCGACGGTCGACGAGACGTACTTCGAGTCGCGCCAGGCGTTCGAACGCGAGATCCGCGACGCGATGGGTGACGGCCCCGTTCGGACGGCGGAGTAA
- a CDS encoding DUF7139 domain-containing protein, which yields MTSLSEVYARNEREVTSPERLYGGTALLLTGAALAVLAVLVVTTDLFTFAVSGTYVEREAAGILGGLAVPAVLVGVFTVLPASRRAQAAAAISASLCVLGVALFNHAYPDHWDGHGQDLTFYVAVVYLLGLISAIVCLFVVVVNFKTRNDPGGALEMNVTRRGETKVVEVERDRGLGGVGLMGGTPDGEVETQTNRPDEDGSSRSAGEAASSVASAARSAVSAGADQGGSIVGGAGPRPTSDGGTDAREITSPRAEASTDRTTPAEPADHYCGNCQHFEYRRDSSGMVPFCGHDGERMEDMDACDAWEPNR from the coding sequence ATGACCAGCCTCTCGGAGGTATACGCGCGAAACGAACGGGAGGTGACGAGCCCCGAACGGCTCTACGGCGGCACGGCGCTGTTGCTCACCGGGGCGGCGCTGGCCGTCCTGGCGGTCCTCGTCGTGACGACCGACCTATTCACGTTCGCCGTCAGCGGGACGTACGTCGAACGCGAAGCCGCCGGCATCCTGGGCGGGCTCGCCGTCCCGGCGGTCCTCGTCGGCGTCTTCACCGTGCTCCCGGCCAGTCGCCGCGCCCAGGCCGCGGCAGCGATCAGCGCCAGCCTGTGCGTCCTCGGGGTGGCGCTGTTCAACCACGCGTACCCGGACCACTGGGACGGCCACGGTCAGGACCTCACGTTCTACGTCGCCGTCGTCTACCTTCTGGGCCTCATCAGCGCCATCGTCTGTCTCTTCGTCGTCGTGGTCAACTTCAAGACGCGAAACGACCCCGGCGGCGCCCTCGAGATGAACGTCACCCGCCGCGGCGAGACGAAGGTCGTCGAAGTCGAGCGCGACCGCGGCCTGGGCGGCGTCGGCCTGATGGGCGGGACGCCGGACGGCGAGGTCGAAACCCAGACCAATCGGCCCGACGAGGACGGTTCGTCGCGGAGCGCCGGCGAGGCCGCGTCCTCGGTCGCGAGCGCCGCCCGATCGGCGGTGTCGGCCGGTGCGGACCAGGGAGGATCGATAGTCGGCGGGGCGGGTCCACGCCCCACCAGCGACGGCGGGACGGACGCCCGGGAGATCACGAGCCCGCGAGCGGAGGCGTCGACCGACCGGACGACGCCGGCGGAGCCGGCGGATCACTACTGCGGCAACTGCCAGCACTTCGAGTACCGGCGCGATTCGTCGGGCATGGTTCCCTTCTGCGGCCACGACGGCGAGCGCATGGAGGACATGGACGCCTGCGACGCGTGGGAACCCAACCGGTAA
- a CDS encoding metal-dependent hydrolase, with amino-acid sequence MNKRDHVMNAVLVGAGLGALAEPSGGEATARAILEIGVPVMLGALVPDIDTVMGDHRKTLHNLPLLAGFAAFPYAFGNLQYVWIGIVTHYVLDVAGNTRGIALFYPLLGREYGLPVGVPANSHAADVVTLLITAVELSLAAVIVYGVQAGWFDAVRPILGL; translated from the coding sequence ATGAACAAACGGGACCACGTGATGAACGCGGTCCTCGTCGGCGCGGGGCTGGGCGCGCTCGCCGAGCCGAGCGGCGGCGAGGCGACCGCGCGGGCGATCCTCGAGATCGGCGTGCCGGTCATGCTCGGCGCCCTCGTCCCCGACATCGACACCGTGATGGGCGATCACCGAAAGACGCTGCACAACCTCCCGCTGCTCGCCGGCTTCGCCGCGTTTCCCTACGCGTTCGGCAACCTCCAGTACGTCTGGATCGGGATCGTCACCCACTACGTCCTCGACGTCGCGGGCAACACCCGCGGGATCGCGCTGTTCTACCCGCTGCTCGGTCGCGAGTACGGCCTGCCGGTGGGCGTCCCGGCGAACAGTCACGCGGCCGACGTCGTCACCCTGCTCATCACCGCGGTCGAGCTCTCCCTGGCGGCTGTTATCGTATACGGCGTCCAGGCCGGCTGGTTCGACGCGGTCCGTCCGATACTCGGTCTCTAG